A portion of the Kazachstania africana CBS 2517 chromosome 2, complete genome genome contains these proteins:
- the KAFR0B01340 gene encoding uncharacterized protein (similar to Saccharomyces cerevisiae YIL067C; ancestral locus Anc_7.257) produces MQKRNNDFLDIEPEPIELQEFPAPNLDENKTSQVDIKEEWLLLRNKHPAKRFFIKLWKGPREPVDLPPSFPSKWSWTAFVDSFPEQVFMKRFPNKLIRIVLLIIYCSAWYSVVFLLLHPYLIRAPYYHPADGSEKVPIFSLSCNSYLNWEGKNNACGLEAKDCGPFENAEYIIRCPALCDRGAWIYSAITVGNNRIKYTGYEIGGGRLDSSTENDDMLTYPYRADSFPCGAAVHAGIVSPLYGGCARLTSEGFQSEFPSIEGKHGTDLSIFFGSFFPGSYSFRSIKSGILNGCYDPRAAVVTINILFGLPVFYLFESIYGYWISTITGYWTLVLALDPPLLTDPHDMATVYELFSVGFQRLLPLCFVLYVLWKCAVKRTLENGSPLAKILLWYPMLWLGIMNNITFDRLPVDRLTARDLKEQAGALLAVSCIAGTILTCAIIQAYSLWKSGRFRKYLKIYLLLIFGLVTLASIPGLNLRIHHYILGTILVPGCATRGSSAYLFQGILIGLVLSGVSRWDFASIVETDVALLRGEAGALSEPPVFVFDKMHLHALSWQLQPNVTDNDSLDGFSLLMNDFEVYVGTNYTVDIDTLLTESPTLDNMLKQALQESETDSVELYFRVARASTRAPREERGDYTNAGTLKWPQCEWHDPLPGVS; encoded by the coding sequence ATGCAGAAGAGAAACAATGATTTTTTAGATATAGAACCAGAGCCAATAGAGCTCCAGGAGTTCCCAGCTCCCAATTTAGACGAAAATAAAACGAGCCAAGTAGACATCAAAGAAGAATGGCTTCTTTTGAGGAATAAACATCCAGCGAAGAggttttttattaaattatGGAAAGGTCCAAGGGAACCAGTGGACTTGCCGCCTTCTTTTCCATCAAAGTGGTCATGGACAGCATTTGTCGATTCATTTCCGGAACAAGTCTTTATGAAGCGATTTCCTAATAAACTTATAAGAATCGTGCTATTAATTATCTATTGCAGTGCATGGTATTCAGTAGTGTTTCTTCTGCTGCATCCATATTTGATAAGAGCGCCATACTACCACCCTGCTGATGGCAGTGAAAAAGTGCCAATTTTTTCCCTAAGCTGTAATTCTTATTTGAATTGGGAAGGGAAGAATAATGCTTGTGGCCTTGAAGCAAAAGATTGTGGtccatttgaaaatgcGGAGTATATTATTAGATGTCCTGCATTGTGCGACAGAGGGGCATGGATTTATTCTGCCATTACTGTAGGCAATAATAGAATTAAATATACGGGGTATGAAATTGGTGGAGGTCGACTGGACTCTTCGacagaaaatgatgatatgCTTACTTATCCATACCGCGCTGATTCGTTCCCATGTGGGGCAGCTGTCCATGCTGGAATAGTGTCGCCTCTTTATGGGGGATGCGCAAGACTGACTTCGGAAGGATTTCAATCAGAGTTTCCCTCAATAGAAGGCAAGCATGGCACAGACCTTTCAATCTTCTTTGGCTCCTTTTTTCCGGGATCATATTCATTCAGATCAATTAAAAGTGGCATTCTTAACGGCTGTTATGACCCTAGGGCAGCAGTGGTGACGATAAATATACTTTTCGGATTACCAGTCTTTTACCTCTTTGAGAGCATTTATGGATACTGGATAAGTACTATAACGGGTTATTGGACTTTAGTCTTAGCATTAGACCCACCTTTATTGACCGATCCACACGATATGGCAACTGTCTATGAACTTTTTAGTGTTGGATTTCAGAGGCTACTGCCACTCTGCTTTGTTCTTTATGTTCTTTGGAAATGTGCCGTGAAAAGGACACTCGAAAATGGTTCGCCTCTAGCTAAGATACTTCTATGGTATCCAATGCTGTGGTTGGGCataatgaataatatcaCATTTGATAGATTACCAGTGGATAGACTAACTGCAAGAGATCTTAAAGAGCAAGCTGGTGCATTATTAGCTGTAAGTTGTATTGCAGGTACTATTTTGACCTGTGCAATTATTCAAGCTTACTCGTTATGGAAATCAGGGAGATtcagaaaatatttgaaaatttatcttctACTGATTTTTGGATTAGTCACTCTTGCTTCAATCCCTGGATTGAACTTGAGGATTCACCACTATATATTGGGGACAATTTTGGTGCCAGGTTGTGCAACGAGGGGAAGTTCAGCATATTTATTTCAGGGCATATTAATTGGGTTAGTCCTTTCCGGTGTTTCAAGATGGGATTTCGCCAGCATTGTAGAAACAGACGTTGCTTTATTAAGAGGTGAAGCCGGTGCTCTTTCTGAGCCTCCAGTGTTTGTATTTGACAAAATGCATTTACATGCGCTCTCTTGGCAACTACAACCAAATGTGACAGATAATGATTCACTCGATGGATTTTCCTTACTAATGAATGATTTCGAGGTTTATGTAGGTACTAACTATACAGTGGATATCGATACTTTGTTGACCGAGAGCCCAACTTTAGACAATATGCTCAAGCAAGCACTACAAGAAAGTGAAACCGATTCGGTCGAATTATACTTTAGAGTGGCAAGAGCATCTACCAGGGCACCAAGGGAAGAACGGGGTGACTACACGAATGCGGGCACTCTTAAATGGCCCCAATGTGAATGGCACGATCCACTCCCGGGTGTGTCTTGA
- the RPS24B gene encoding 40S ribosomal protein eS24 (similar to Saccharomyces cerevisiae RPS24A (YER074W) and RPS24B (YIL069C); ancestral locus Anc_7.262), with the protein MSDAVTIRTRKVITNPLLARKQFVVDVLHPNKANVSKDELREKLAEVYKAEKDAVSVFGFRTQFGGSKSTGFGLVYNSVADAKKFEPTYRLVRYGLAEKVEKASRQQRKQKKNRDKKVFGTGKRRAKKMARRNAD; encoded by the exons ATG TCTGACGCTGTCACTATTCGTACCAGAAAGGTCATCACTAATCCATTATTAGCTAGAAAGCAATTCGTTGTTGACGTTTTACATCCAAACAAGGCCAACGTTTCTAAGGATGAATTACGTGAAAAATTAGCTGAAGTCTACAAGGCTGAAAAGGACGCTGTTTCCGTCTTTGGTTTCAGAACTCAATTCGGTGGTTCCAAGTCTACTGGTTTCGGTTTAGTCTACAACTCTGTTGCTGACGCCAAGAAGTTCGAACCAACCTACAGATTAGTTAGATACGGTTTAGCTGAAAAGGTTGAAAAGGCTTCCAGAcaacaaagaaaacaaaagaagaacagAGACAAGAAGGTCTTTGGTACCGGTAAGAGAAGAGCTAAGAAGATGGCTCGTCGTAATGCTgattaa
- the PCI8 gene encoding Pci8p (similar to Saccharomyces cerevisiae PCI8 (YIL071C); ancestral locus Anc_7.267), whose amino-acid sequence MTILDRFSGPILVERAAYLLENKYGIPNEREQIAARAINYLYDIGYTNSPHWIKLSSAITPNSRGNNLFQASSMGTARNATVLEKIISHDYNDALYILESSKTVANVGYYRHVEQVAQVLMLQKNFKALEQLEYRIHNSVNDVQNPDEINSYRKIILLICMAYYLQRKYFDCCYKFFRYLNLDNDLIASFQTVGAKYDFISTDEILLAVTISIIISIPFSSYKDFIHIKSNEIFFKVYPLSLKLMKLIIHINFQKFFGIWHVEIDQLCQRSIFLGKHWSFAQTLMRTKIYIFYFKISQKLKISYLANILKIDNSLIKKEVELLISSAHINVEFEDKDTLVFNQTHVYNHPLKSLQRNERDIETVIQDKRKRLQQLRDFIQEASTQGLNSTNSEEGKMDITDLNNDSDMSDI is encoded by the coding sequence ATGACCATTTTAGACAGGTTCAGTGGTCCAATACTAGTTGAGAGGGCTGCTTACTTATTAGAGAATAAGTATGGTATACCAAATGAGAGAGAACAGATAGCAGCAAGGGCAATTAACTACCTATACGATATCGGCTACACAAATTCACCTCACTGGATCAAGCTGTCTTCAGCAATAACACCAAATAGTCGTGGAAATAACTTGTTTCAAGCTTCATCGATGGGCACTGCAAGAAATGCTACTGTTTTAGAAAAGATAATATCGCATGATTATAACGACGCTCTGTATATCCTAGAGAGCAGCAAGACTGTAGCCAACGTGGGCTATTACAGACATGTTGAACAAGTGGCTCAGGTATTGATGTTACAGAAGAATTTCAAGGCTTTGGAACAACTTGAATATCGTATTCATAACAGTGTGAACGACGTACAAAATCCCGATGAGATAAATTCTTATAGAAAAATCATATTACTGATATGCATGGCGTATTAtctacaaagaaaatattttgattgcTGCTACAAGTTTTTTCGCTATTTGAACTTAGATAATGATCTGATAGCATCATTTCAAACTGTCGGGGCAAAATATGATTTCATTTCGactgatgaaattttactGGCAGTGACAATTTCTATTATTATCTCCATCCCATTCTCAAGCTACAAGGATTTCATTCACATAAAATctaatgaaatatttttcaaggTATACCCATTgtcattaaaattgatgaaattaataattcacattaattttcaaaagttttttggaatttggCATGTTGAAATAGATCAACTGTGTCAAAGAAGTATATTTCTAGGTAAACATTGGTCATTTGCACAGACTTTAATGAGAACCAAaatctatattttttatttcaaaatttctcaaaaattgaaaatatcatacTTAGCTAATATTCTTAAAATTGACAATTCcctaataaaaaaagaagttgaGTTATTAATATCATCAGCTCATATAAATGTTGAATTCGAAGACAAGGATACTCTGGTATTCAATCAGACTCACGTATATAATCACCCATTGAAGAGTTTGCAGAGAAATGAAAGAGATATTGAGACTGTTATTCAGGACAAAAGGAAGAGATTGCAACAACTGAGGGACTTTATACAAGAGGCATCTACTCAAGGTCTTAATTCTACAAATAGCGAAGAAGGGAAAATGGACATTACTGATCTTAATAATGACAGTGATATGAGtgatatataa
- the MAM33 gene encoding Mam33p (similar to Saccharomyces cerevisiae MAM33 (YIL070C); ancestral locus Anc_7.265): MSFRLLGYSAKIALPVARRVVSRSCLRRGVSPSIRTLTSTSNAWNQHRQNVSNILSSELKIEQEAFSEQEQLPEALTSFLTKNKFKIIETPGKNEAQITKTNGETKETINVVFDVAQIANLPYDTAINEQTMTQENEEEDFDESFADNFANVNVIVTKDGNSSTLSFELLLNLQEGTFYVDSVTPYKSTKDATDQSAEAQMNRELLYHGPPFSNLDEELQESLELYLENRGINQELASFITSYSEFKENNEYIDWLSKMKSFFN, from the coding sequence ATGTCATTCAGATTATTAGGATATAGTGCTAAAATTGCACTCCCTGTTGCTAGACGTGTGGTTTCAAGAAGCTGCCTTAGAAGAGGGGTAAGCCCAAGTATAAGAACATTGACAAGTACTTCAAATGCTTGGAACCAACATAGACAAAATGTAAGCAATATTCTTTCATCTGAATTGAAAATCGAACAAGAGGCATTTTCAGAGCAGGAACAATTGCCTGAAGCATTGACTTCGTTTCTCACGAAgaacaaattcaaaattattgaaacaCCAGGGAAGAACGAGGCCCAAATAACAAAAACCAATGGTGAAACCAAAGAAACAATCAACGTAGTTTTTGATGTAGCTCAAATTGCCAATTTGCCATATGATACTGCTATCAATGAGCAAACAATGACACAAGaaaacgaagaagaagattttgacGAGTCTTTCGCTGACAACTTTGCCAACGTCAATGTTATTGTTACAAAAGATGGCAATAGTTCAACATTATCCTTCGAGCTTTTATTAAACTTACAAGAAGGTACGTTCTATGTCGATAGCGTTACTCCATACAAATCTACAAAGGATGCTACCGATCAATCTGCCGAAGCCCAAATGAATAGGGAATTACTATATCACGGTCCCCCATTTTCAAACTTAGATGAGGAATTACAAGAATCTTTGGAGTTATACTTGGAAAACAGAGGGATTAATCAAGAGTTGGCCTCCTTTATTACTTCCTACTCTGagtttaaagaaaataatgaatatattgattGGTTgtcaaaaatgaaatctttcttcaactgA